CGCCCGGCGCCGAGGTCGCGCAGCGGCGGTCGATCTCGATCTCGCCGAAGCGCGATAGCGTCACCGCGCCCTTCAGCCATTCCGTGCTCGGCAGCAATCCGATCTGAACGAACACGCCGTCGAGCGTGATGTCGCGCGTGTCGCCGCTCTCGCGGTCGCGATAGGAAAGCCCGGTCACTTTCGCGCCGTCGCCACGGATCTCGGTCGTCTGCGCCGAGACGATGATCTCGACATTGGGCAGCGAGCGCAGCTTGTCCTGCAATATGCCGTCGGCGCGCAGCTTCGAATCATATTCGATCAGCGTCACATGGGCGGTGAGGCCGGCGAGGTCGATCGCCGCCTCGACGCCGGAATTGCCGCCGCCGATCACCGCGACGCGCTTGCCCTTGAACAGCGGCCCGTCGCAATGCGGGCAATAGGCGACGCCCTTGGTCATATATTCGGTCTCGCCCGGCACATTGATGCGCCGCCAGCGCGCGCCCGGCGCGAGCACGATCGTCTTCGATCGCAGCACCGCGCCATTGACGAGCCGCAGCTCGGCGAGGGCGCCGGGCTCGGACGCCGGAACCAGCGCCGCGGCGATCTGGCCGTTCATCACATCGACCCCATATTCGGCGACGTGACGCTGCAGCGCGGCCGCCATCTCGGGACCTTCGGTGTGCGGGACGGAAATGAAATTCTCGATCCCCGCCGTGTCCTGCACCTGGCCGCCGAAACGCTCCGCGACAATGCCGGTGCGCACGCCCTTGCGCGCCGCATAGACCGCCGCCGCCGCGCCCGCCGGACCGCCGCCGACGATCAGCACGTCATAGGGCGCCTTCGCCGAAAGGGTCGCGGCCTGCTTCTCGCCGGCGCCGGCGTCGAGCTTGTCGAGGATCTGCTCCAGCGTCGCGCGGCCGTGCTGGAACGGCTCGCCATTGAGGAACACGCTCGGCACCGCCATGATCTGCCGCTCCTCGACCTCGCGCGGGAACAGCGCGCCGTCGATGGCGACATGGCTGACGCGAGGATTGAGCGCGGCCATCAGATCGAGCGCCTGCACCACCTCGGGGCAGCTCTGGCAGGTGAGCGAGAAATAGGTCTCGAAGCGATAGTCGCCGTCGAGCGCCTTCACGCGCTCCAACGTCTCCTCGGCCTCTTTGGGCGGATGGCCGCCGACATGGAGCAGGGCGAGGACGAAGGAGTTGAACTCATGGCCGCCGGGCACGGCGGCGAAGCGCAGCGAGACGCCGCCGCCGTCGCGCTCGATCGCGAAAGAGGGGCGGCGGGCGTCGTCGTCGCGGCGCACATAGGAAATCTTGTCGGAGAGGGAGGCGATCTCCTGGCAGAGCTCGGCGAGCTCGGCCGATTTCGCGCCGTCGTCGAGCGAGGCGGCGAGCGTGATCGGCGTGGCGATGCGCGCGAAGAGGCCCTGCAGCTGGCTTTTCAGATTGGCGTCCAACATTTCTCGGCTCCCAACAGCGGCCTCATCCAGAGGCGCTTTTTGCGGAACGCAAAAAGCCTCGAAGGATGCTCCAGCGCGCGAAGCGGTCCACCCCTTCGAGACGCCCGCTGCGCGGGCTCCTCGGGGTGAGGGACTGAATTTTCGTGTGTTTGCGGTTCGCGGGAGCCTCCGGCCGGACGGACCGGCCGGAGGCGTCTCGCAAGATCAGATCTTGCCGACGAGGTCGAGCGAGGGCTGAAGCGTCTTCTGGCCCTCTTCCCACTTGGCCGGGCAGACCTCGCCCGGATGCGCCGCCACATATTGCGCCGCCTTGACCTTGCGCAGCAGCTCCAGCGCATTGCGGCCGACGCCGCCGGCGTTGATCTCGACGATCTGGATCTTGCCGTCCGGATCGACGACGAAAGTGCCGCGGTCGGCGAGGCCGGCCTCCTCGATCAGCACGTCGAAATTGCGGCTCAGCGTCAGCGTCGGATCGCCGACCAGCGGATATTCGATCTTGCCGATCGCCGGCGAGGTGTCGTGCCACGCCTTGTGCGCGAAATGCGTGTCGGTCGACACGCCGTAGATCTCGACGCCGATGGCCTTGAAGGCCGCGTAATTGGTCGCGAGATCCTCGAGCTCGGTCGGGCAGACGAAGGTGAAGTCGGCCGGATAGAAGAAGAATACCGACCACTTGCCCTTCAGCGTCGCCTCGGTCACCTCGACGAATTTGCCGGCGTGGAAGGCGGTCGCCTTGAAAGGCTTGATCTCTGTTCCGATCAGGGACATGCGATGGCTCCTCATGCATGGCCGGGGACGCTGGCGCGCCCTCGGCGGGTGAACACGGGCGGAAATTATACGCAGTGCAGCATCGAAAAAAGCGAAAAATACCGATTTGATTATTCGATTCTGTCGATATATTGGGCGCATGGCGATCCTGCCCACCTTGCGTCAGCTGCGCTTTCTGACGGCGGTGGTGGACGAGCGGCATTTCGGCCGCGCGGCCGCCGCCTGCCTCGTCGGCCAATCGACCCTCAGCGCCGGCATTCAGGAGCTCGAGGCGTTGCTCGGCGTGCAATTGCTGGAGCGCACCAAGCGTTCCGTCTCGCCGACGCCGGCCGGGCGCGAGATCGCCGAGCGGGCCCGCGCGATGCTGCGCGGGGCGGAGGAAATCGTCGACATCGCCCGCGCCGCCCAGGCGCCCATGTCGGGACCGCTGCGTCTCGGCGTCATTCCGACCATCGGCCCGTTTCTCTTCCCGCGCGCGACGCGGGCGCTGCGGGCCGAGTTCCCGCAGTTGCGGCTCTATCTGCGCGAGGAGCAGACGGCGCCGCTGCTGGCGCGGCTCGACTCGGGCGAATTGGACGCGGCGGTGCTGGCGCTGCCCTATCCGCTGTCGGGACTGGAGACGCGCGAGATCGGCGTCGACCGCTTCTTTCTCGTATGTCCGCCCGAGCATCGGCTGAGCGGGACCGGCGCGGTCGGGCTCGACGACATGGCGGTCGAGGATCTGCTGCTGCTCGAGGACGGCCATTGCATGCGCGACCATGCGCTCGCCGCTTGCGCGCTCGAGAGCGCGCGGCGCAATGTCGCCTTCGAGGGCACGAGCCTGCACACTCTGGCGCAGATGGTGGCCAATGGCCTCGGCGTGACCCTGCTGCCGGAGATGGCGCTCGACGCCGGCATATTGCGCGGGCTCGACCTCTGCGTGCGGCCGCTCGAGGGCGAGACGCCGTTCCGCCGCATCGGTCTCGTCTGGCGACGCCGCTCGGCGCGCAAGGAGACGTTCCGTCGGCTCGCCGAGGCGTTGGCGGAATGCTTCGCGGGGCCTGACGAGGCGTCGCCTGACATAGTTCATGGCCGCGCATCAGGAGCCTCGGCAAAGACAACTGCCGAGCTATTCGACAAAAATATTGCATCAGATCGAGCAACGCGAGGCTGAAGGGACGGATAATTCCGTCTCGACGCGCGCGATGGCGATCGCGATGAACCTTTCGGCGCGACGAATGTTCTCATATCGGCTTCCAACAGCGCATGAGGACAAGCGCCATGACTGATTATTCGAGACACCCTGATCGCCAAATGGCGCAGGCGTCATCGCCGACCTCCAGCAGAGATGTGCGCTCGGTCGAGTTCAATCGCCTTTCCTGGGGCGCGGTGCTGGCGGGCGCCGTCCTGGCGCTCGTCGTTCAGCTTCTGCTCAATCTGCTCGGCTTCGGCCTCGGCGTCGCCACGCTCGATCCTGGAACCGGCGACAATCCGTCCGCCGGCGCTTTCTCGGTCGCCGCGGGAATCTGGTATCTCGTGGCGGGAATCATTGCCGCCTATGCGGGCGGCTCCATCGCCGGTCGACTGTCCGGCGGTCCCGTCGGCTCGGCTTCGGCCCTCCATGGACTGATCAGCTGGGCCGTCACGACGCTCGTCGTGTTCTTCCTGCTGACGACAGCGGTCGGCGCCATCATCGGCGGCGTGTTCAGCGGCGTCGGCAGCGCCGTCGGCGGAATGGGCCGCTCGGCAGCAGCCGCGGCGCAGATGGCGGCGCCGGGCGCCGATCCTTTCGGCGCGATCGAGAGGCAGCTGCGAGAAGCTTCCGGCGGGGGAGCCGACTCCGCGGCGCTGCGCGACGCGACGGTTGCGGCCGTGCGGGCGGCTCTGACGGGCGATGAGGCGCAAGCGCAGGAGGCGCGCGAGCGAGCGGCTCAGGCTCTGGCGCGCGCGCAGAACGTTTCCGCGGCGGAAGCGCAAAGGAGGATCGCGCAATATGAGCAGCAATATCGGCAGACCGTCGATCAAGCCAAGCAACAGGCCGTCCAGGCGGCTCAAACGACCGCGAAAGTCGTGTCGCGCGGCTCGCTGTTCGGCTTCTTCGCTTTGCTCCTCGGCGCCATTGCGGCTTGGATCGGAGGCGGTCGCTCGGCGCCGGTCATCCAGACTTTCGCGAGGCCCGGCCTTTCCACCGCGCCTCAAGCACGGTCCTGACGGGGCGCCCATCGCCGGCGCCGGCGGTGATTGTCGAGAGCGAGCCTTCGGGCTCGCTCTCGCATTCTTTCGGTGGAGCGAATTCTGATCGATCGAACGATTCCGTTCGATCGGAAAGCGCTCTAGGCAGGCGCATTAATTTCCCAGAAGCGGCGCGTCGCCCCAGGAATTTTTCACCCGCTCGAAATGCGCGGCCGGATCATAGGACGCGACCGTGAGGCCGAGCGTCTGGGCCGACAGGCGGCCGATCGCCGCCAGCGCCGCATAGGACGCCACCACGCGGTCGCGCTGCGCGAAGACGAGGCCGATGCGGGCGCCGAGCAGCTCCTGCTGCGCGTTCAATATATCGAGCGTCGTGCGCTTGCCGGCCTTGGCCTCCTCCCGCACGCCGGTGAGCGCGCGCTCGGCCGCCTCGATCTGCGCGCTGGCCGCGGCGAGCTGCGCCTTGGCGGCTTCGAGCGCGCCCCAATTGGCGCGCGTCAGCGCCAGCAGCTCGGCGCGCGCGACATCGATGTCGAGCTTGCGCTGGCCGGCCACTTCCTTCGCCTGACGCATGCGCGCCGAGGTCTCGCCGCCGGAATAGAGCGGCACGGATAATTTGCCGAGCACCTGCGCGCCGACGGCGCGATTGCCGCGGCCTTGAATATCGGACTGCGTGTAGACTTGGCCGACCATCGACAGGCTCGGCATGAAGTCGCTCTCGATCACCTTGATGTCGAGATCGGCGGCGTCGGCGTCGTGCTGCGCCGCGCGCACCACCGGATGCTCGGCGAGGGCGATGCGCTCGGCGGCCTCGCGATTTTTGGGCAGGAGACGATCGACGGCGGCGCCGGGCGCGAGCTGCTTGGGCTCCGCGCCCATCAGCCGGCGGTAATTGCCGAGGCTGGCCTCGAGATCGGCGCGCGCCGCCGCCGCGCGCGACCTGCCGGCGGCGAGCCGCGACTCGGCTTGAGCAATGTCGGTCGGCGTGATCTCGCCGGCTGCGTAGCGCTCCTTGGTCTGGCGCAGCTGCTCCTGCAGCAGCGCGACATTGTTCTGCTGCAGGCGCAGCGCGGCGGTGTCGCGCAGCACATTCATATAGGCTGCGGTCGCCTCGAACAGCACGCGCTGCTCCACGAGCCGCAGCCGCTCGCGTCCGGCATGGACCCCGGTCTCGGCCGCGAGCGTCGCGTTCTTCGTGCGGAAACCGTCGAACAAAGGCTGCTCGACGCTCAGCGCTTCGCCGCGCGGCAGGCTGCGGTTGTTCTGAATGCTGATGAGAATATCCGGGTGGAGATAATCGTAATTGGGGATCTCGGTCGATATGCCGATCGTGCGGCGCCGCTCCACGCCGATATAGGAGTCGCTGCGCACATGCGGGCGGAACTGCGCTTGCGCGTGCGGCACATTCTCGTCATTGGCGCGTTGCGCCGCGCGCTGCGCATTGATGGTCGGATTGGTCTCATAGGCGCGCGCGAGCGCGCCGGCGAGCGTCTCGCCGGATGCGCGCGGCGCCGTGCAGCAAAGTCCGACGAGGGCCACAGCGACGAGACGGCGTCTCATGCGTCGGCCTCGCGCGGCGCGGCGTCGACGCCTTCATCGGCGACGACGCGTTCTCCGCGTCCGAGCAGCGAGTAGAGCGCGGGCAGCACGAACAAGGTCAGCAGGGTCGCGCTGATGAGGCCGCCGATGACGACCGTCGCGATCGGCTTCTGCACCTCGGCGCCGGCGCCGGTGGCGAAGGCCATGGGCACGAAGCCGAGCGAGGCGACCAGCGCCGTCATGGCGACCGGTCGCAGCCGCGTCATCGCCCCTTCGACGATGGCGGCGTGCGGCTCGCGCCCGAGAGCGATGAGTTGAAGAATATAGGTGCGCATCACGAGGCCGTTGAGCACGGCGACGCCGGAGAGCGCGATGAAGCCGACCGCCGCCGACACCGACATGGGCATGCCGCGCAGCCACAGAGCGGCGACGCCGCCCGAGAGCGCCAGCGGCACCGCGCTGAACACGATCAGCGCGTCGCGCGCCGCGCCAAGCGCCGAATAGAGCAGCAAGAAGATGAGGAAAAAGCACAAGGGCACGACCAACATGAGACGATCGCGCGCGGCGGCGAGATTCTCGAACTGGCCGCCCCAGGAAATCCAATCGCCCGGAGCGAGCGTCACTTTCGCCTTCACCTTCGCCTGCGCCTCGGCGACGACGGAGGCGATGTCGCGTCCGCGCACATTGGCGGAGACGACGACGCGGCGCTTGCCGTTCTCGCGCGAAATCTGGTTCGGCCCTTCGTGCAGATCGAAGGAGGCGACCTGCTTCAGCAGCACGGCGCGGGCGCCGCCGCTGTCATGGCCGCGCACGGCGACGGGAATATTGCCGAGCGCCTCCATATCCTCGCGCAGCCGCTCGGGAAGGCGGACGACGATCGGAAAACGCCGGTCGCCTTCGAACACGACGCCGGCGCGCTCGCCGCCGACCGCGGCGCCGACGACGTCCTGCACCTCGCCGACGCTGAGGCCGAGATGGGCGATCTCATTGCGATCGATCCCGACCTCGAGAAAGGGCAGGCCCTCGGTCTGCTCGACCTTCACATCCTGCGCGCCCTCGACATTGCGCAGGATGGCGGCGACGCGCTCGGCCTCGCGCGACAGCGAGTCGAAATTCTCGCCGAACACCTTGACCGCTATGTCGCCGCGCACGCCGGCGAGCAGCTCGTTGAAGCGCAGCTGAATGGGCTGCGAGAATTCATAGAGATTGCCGGGAAGCCGCGTCACGCGCGCGTCGATGCGGCGGATCAGCTCGTCCTTCGGCAGGCTCGGGTCGGGCCATTGCTCGCGCGGCTTCAGGAAGATGTAGCAATCGGTCAGATTGGGCGGCATGGGATCGGTCGCCGCCTCCGCGGTGCCGGTCTTGGAGAACACATAGGCGACCTCGGGCAGCTCTTTGATCGTGCGCTCCACCTCGCTCTGCATCGCCTGCGACTGGGTGAGCGAGGCGCTCGGTATGCGGCCCGCCTGCATTGCGAGATTCTTCTCGTCGAGCGTCGGGATGAACTCCTGGCCGAGACGAAAGAACAGCAGCATCGCTAATAGAAAGGCGCCGGCGCCGAGGGCGATCGGCTTCGCCGGAGCCGCGATCGCCGCCTCGAGGCGCGGCCGATAGGCGCGCTGCAGCCATGTGATGATCTTGTTCTCGCTCTCCTCGACGCGGCCGGAGACGAGGATCGCGATCATCGCCGGAACGAAGGTGAGCGACAGCGCGAAGGCGGCGATCAGCGCCATGATGACCGTATAGGCCATCGGATGGAACATCTTGCCTTCGACGCCGGAGAAGGACAGCAGCGGCACATAGACGAGGATGATGATGCCCTGGCCATAGACGGTCGGCCGGATCATCTCGGTCGTCGATTCGACCACCGTGGCGAGCCGCTGCTCGAGTGAAAGATCGCGCCGCATCGCGCGCCGGCGCTCGAACAAGCGCCGCAGGCAATTCTCCGCCACGATGACCGCGCCATCGGCGATGAGGCCGAAATCGAGCGCGCCGAGGCTCATGAGATTGGCGCTGATGCGGCCCTGGACCATGCCGGTCGCGAGCAGCAGCATGGCGGCCGGAATCACCAGCGCGGTGATCAGCGCCGCGCGGAAATTGCCGAGCAGCAGGAACAGCACCACAATGACCAGCGCCGCGCCCTCGGCGAGATTGGACGCCACCGTGCGCACCGTGGCGTCGACCAGAACCGTGCGGTCGAGAATCGTCCGCGCCTCGATCCCCGGCGGCAGCGAGGCGGCGATGGCGCGCAGCTTCTCGTCGACCGCCGCCGAGACCGCGCGGCTATTGGCGCCGATCAGCATCAAGGCGGTGCCGATGACGACCTCGTCGCCGTTCATGCTGGCGCTGCCGACGCGCAGCTCGCGGCCGATCCCGACCTCGGCGATGTCTCCGATGCGCACCGGCACGCCGCCGCGCGTCGTGACGACGACGCGGGCGATGTCGTCCGCGGTCTCCAGCCGCCCGCCGCTGCGCACCACATAGCCTTCGCCATTGCGCTCGATATAGCCGGCGCCGCGGCTCTGGTTGTTGCGCTGCAGCGCCTGCGTCACATCGCCGAAGGAGACGCCCAGCGAGAACAGCTTCATCGGATCTGGGCGCACGTCGATCTGCTTCACGAAGCCGCCGAGCGAATCGACGCTGGCGAGGCCGGCGACGGTCTTGAGCTGCGGCTTCACGATCCAGTCCTGCACCGTGCGCAAATAGGCGGTCTTCTCGAGCTCGCTGCGCAGGCTCTGGCCGTCGGGCGTCAGATAGGAGCCGTCGCTCTGCCAGCCCGGCTCGCCGTTCACGACTTTGCGCTCGCCGTCGGCGTAGCGGATCGCCCACATATAGATTTCGCTGAGGCCGGTCGCGATCGGGCCCATGCGCGCTTCGACGCCGGGCGGAAAATTCTCCTTGGCCTCGGCGAGCCGTTCGCTGATCTGCTGGCGCGCGAAATAAATGTCGAGCTTCTCGGCGAACACCGCCGTCACCTGCGAGAAGCCGTTGCGCGACAGCGAGCGCGTATAGTCGAGCCCGGGAATGCCGGCGAGCGCGGTCTCGAGGGGGAAGGTGATCTGCTTCTCGACCTCGGTCGGCGACAGCGCCGGGGCGATGGCGTTGATCTGCACCTGATTATTGGTGATGTCCGGCACCGCGTCGATCGGCAGGCGCTGCAGCGAGACGGCGCCGACGAGACCGGCGAGCAGTGTCAGCAGCGCGACCAGCCAGCGCTGGCGGACGGAAAAGGCGATCACATGCTCGATCATCTACGCTCGCATCTACCCACGCGCCGCCGGCGCGGTTAGAGCGTTATCCGATCCGATCGGAACGGATAACGCTCTCGAGATCCTTTTGCTCGAGCGAATTCTGATCGATCGAACGATTCCGTTCGATCGGAAATCGCTCTAGTCCAACCCCTCGAGACGGGTCTTGCCCAGCTCCGCCTTCAGCACGAACACATTGGTCGCGGCGACCTCCTCGCCGGGCGCGAGGCCCGACTGAATCTCGACGAAGTCGCGATCGCTCTCCCCGGCCGCGACCTTGCGCTTCACGAAGCCGTCCGGCGCGCGCACGAAGACGACCTGCTC
The sequence above is a segment of the Methylosinus trichosporium OB3b genome. Coding sequences within it:
- a CDS encoding efflux RND transporter permease subunit; its protein translation is MIEHVIAFSVRQRWLVALLTLLAGLVGAVSLQRLPIDAVPDITNNQVQINAIAPALSPTEVEKQITFPLETALAGIPGLDYTRSLSRNGFSQVTAVFAEKLDIYFARQQISERLAEAKENFPPGVEARMGPIATGLSEIYMWAIRYADGERKVVNGEPGWQSDGSYLTPDGQSLRSELEKTAYLRTVQDWIVKPQLKTVAGLASVDSLGGFVKQIDVRPDPMKLFSLGVSFGDVTQALQRNNQSRGAGYIERNGEGYVVRSGGRLETADDIARVVVTTRGGVPVRIGDIAEVGIGRELRVGSASMNGDEVVIGTALMLIGANSRAVSAAVDEKLRAIAASLPPGIEARTILDRTVLVDATVRTVASNLAEGAALVIVVLFLLLGNFRAALITALVIPAAMLLLATGMVQGRISANLMSLGALDFGLIADGAVIVAENCLRRLFERRRAMRRDLSLEQRLATVVESTTEMIRPTVYGQGIIILVYVPLLSFSGVEGKMFHPMAYTVIMALIAAFALSLTFVPAMIAILVSGRVEESENKIITWLQRAYRPRLEAAIAAPAKPIALGAGAFLLAMLLFFRLGQEFIPTLDEKNLAMQAGRIPSASLTQSQAMQSEVERTIKELPEVAYVFSKTGTAEAATDPMPPNLTDCYIFLKPREQWPDPSLPKDELIRRIDARVTRLPGNLYEFSQPIQLRFNELLAGVRGDIAVKVFGENFDSLSREAERVAAILRNVEGAQDVKVEQTEGLPFLEVGIDRNEIAHLGLSVGEVQDVVGAAVGGERAGVVFEGDRRFPIVVRLPERLREDMEALGNIPVAVRGHDSGGARAVLLKQVASFDLHEGPNQISRENGKRRVVVSANVRGRDIASVVAEAQAKVKAKVTLAPGDWISWGGQFENLAAARDRLMLVVPLCFFLIFLLLYSALGAARDALIVFSAVPLALSGGVAALWLRGMPMSVSAAVGFIALSGVAVLNGLVMRTYILQLIALGREPHAAIVEGAMTRLRPVAMTALVASLGFVPMAFATGAGAEVQKPIATVVIGGLISATLLTLFVLPALYSLLGRGERVVADEGVDAAPREADA
- the ahpC gene encoding alkyl hydroperoxide reductase subunit C; translation: MSLIGTEIKPFKATAFHAGKFVEVTEATLKGKWSVFFFYPADFTFVCPTELEDLATNYAAFKAIGVEIYGVSTDTHFAHKAWHDTSPAIGKIEYPLVGDPTLTLSRNFDVLIEEAGLADRGTFVVDPDGKIQIVEINAGGVGRNALELLRKVKAAQYVAAHPGEVCPAKWEEGQKTLQPSLDLVGKI
- the ahpF gene encoding alkyl hydroperoxide reductase subunit F, which gives rise to MLDANLKSQLQGLFARIATPITLAASLDDGAKSAELAELCQEIASLSDKISYVRRDDDARRPSFAIERDGGGVSLRFAAVPGGHEFNSFVLALLHVGGHPPKEAEETLERVKALDGDYRFETYFSLTCQSCPEVVQALDLMAALNPRVSHVAIDGALFPREVEERQIMAVPSVFLNGEPFQHGRATLEQILDKLDAGAGEKQAATLSAKAPYDVLIVGGGPAGAAAAVYAARKGVRTGIVAERFGGQVQDTAGIENFISVPHTEGPEMAAALQRHVAEYGVDVMNGQIAAALVPASEPGALAELRLVNGAVLRSKTIVLAPGARWRRINVPGETEYMTKGVAYCPHCDGPLFKGKRVAVIGGGNSGVEAAIDLAGLTAHVTLIEYDSKLRADGILQDKLRSLPNVEIIVSAQTTEIRGDGAKVTGLSYRDRESGDTRDITLDGVFVQIGLLPSTEWLKGAVTLSRFGEIEIDRRCATSAPGVFAAGDATIVPYKQIVIAMGEGATAALSAFDHLVRM
- a CDS encoding hydrogen peroxide-inducible genes activator translates to MAILPTLRQLRFLTAVVDERHFGRAAAACLVGQSTLSAGIQELEALLGVQLLERTKRSVSPTPAGREIAERARAMLRGAEEIVDIARAAQAPMSGPLRLGVIPTIGPFLFPRATRALRAEFPQLRLYLREEQTAPLLARLDSGELDAAVLALPYPLSGLETREIGVDRFFLVCPPEHRLSGTGAVGLDDMAVEDLLLLEDGHCMRDHALAACALESARRNVAFEGTSLHTLAQMVANGLGVTLLPEMALDAGILRGLDLCVRPLEGETPFRRIGLVWRRRSARKETFRRLAEALAECFAGPDEASPDIVHGRASGASAKTTAELFDKNIASDRATRG
- a CDS encoding TolC family outer membrane protein — its product is MRRRLVAVALVGLCCTAPRASGETLAGALARAYETNPTINAQRAAQRANDENVPHAQAQFRPHVRSDSYIGVERRRTIGISTEIPNYDYLHPDILISIQNNRSLPRGEALSVEQPLFDGFRTKNATLAAETGVHAGRERLRLVEQRVLFEATAAYMNVLRDTAALRLQQNNVALLQEQLRQTKERYAAGEITPTDIAQAESRLAAGRSRAAAARADLEASLGNYRRLMGAEPKQLAPGAAVDRLLPKNREAAERIALAEHPVVRAAQHDADAADLDIKVIESDFMPSLSMVGQVYTQSDIQGRGNRAVGAQVLGKLSVPLYSGGETSARMRQAKEVAGQRKLDIDVARAELLALTRANWGALEAAKAQLAAASAQIEAAERALTGVREEAKAGKRTTLDILNAQQELLGARIGLVFAQRDRVVASYAALAAIGRLSAQTLGLTVASYDPAAHFERVKNSWGDAPLLGN